The following coding sequences are from one Lolium rigidum isolate FL_2022 chromosome 6, APGP_CSIRO_Lrig_0.1, whole genome shotgun sequence window:
- the LOC124667795 gene encoding glutamine--tRNA ligase-like isoform X1, producing the protein MVTGVEGEKAPALKLETLLALGLDQRTAENALVNSKVTANLAAVIAEAGISGCDKSVGNLLYAVATKYPNNALVHRPALINYIVSTKIKSPAQLDAALSFLANVGPESLDIGKFEEACGVGVVVSIEEIHSTVAEVLKGNMEAILEQRYHINVGSLCGQVRKKHPWGDAKATKEEIEKRLAEILGPKTEADNVKPVKKKKEKPAKVEEKKVAVATAAPPSEEEQNPYTIFPQPAENNKVHTEIFFSDGNIWRAHNTKEILEKHLMETGGKVMTRFPPEPNGYLHIGHAKAMFIDFGLAKERNGHCYLRFDDTNPEAEKKEYIDHIQEIVQWMGWEPYKVTYTSDYFQALYEHAVELIRKGLAYVDHQTGEQIKEYREKKMDSPWRDRPIEESLRLFEDMRCGLIAEGAATLRMKQDMQNDNKNMSDLIAYRIKFTPHPHAGDKWCIYPSYDYAHCMVDSFENITHSLCTLEFDIRRPSYYWLLVALGLYQPHVWEYSRLNISNTVMSKRKLNRLVTEKWVDGWDDPRLLTLAGLRRRGVSATAINSFIRGIGITRSDNSLIRVDRLEYHIREELNKTASRTMVVMHPLKVVITNLEEGKVIDLDGKKWPDAPADDASSYYKVPFSRVVYIEKTDFRLKDSKDYYGLAPGKSALLRYAFPIKCTEVIYGDNPDEIVEIRAEYDPSKTSKPKGVLHWVAESAPGVEPLKVEIRLFEKLFLSENPAELEDWLGDLNPNSKEIVKGAYAAPSLATAVLGDKFQFERLGYFAVDMDSTPEKLVFNRTVTLRDSYGKAGPK; encoded by the exons ATGGTGACCGGAGTCGAAGGGGAGAAGGCCCCGGCCCTGAAGCTGGAGACGCTGCTGGCGCTCGGCCTCGACCAGCGCACGGCGGAGAACGCCCTCGTCAACAGCAAGGTCACCGCCAACCTAGCCGCCGTCATAGCAGAG GCTGGTATAAGTGGATGTGACAAGTCAGTTGGAAATCTTCTCTACGCA GTTGCCACTAAATACCCAAACAATGCACTTGTCCATCGTCCTGCTCTCATCAACTATATTGTGTCAACCAAG ATAAAGAGCCCTGCACAGCTAGATGCTGCCCTGTCATTTCTTGCTAATGTTGGTCCTGAGTCTTTGGATATTGGGAAATTTGAAGAAGCCTGTGGTGTAG GTGTGGTTGTTTCGATTGAAGAGATTCACTCAACTGTCGCTGAGGTTCTAAAGGGAAATATGGAAGCTATATTGGAGCAGCGGTATCACATAAATG TTGGTAGCCTATGTGGGCAGGTTAGGAAGAAGCACCCCTGGGGAGATGCTAAGGCAACAAAG GAGGAGATTGAGAAGAGGCTTGCAGAGATACTAGGTCCAAAGACGGAAGCTGACAATGTAAAACCAGtgaaaaagaagaaggaaaagcCAGCTAAAGTTGAG GAGAAAAAAGTTGCAGTAGCCACTGCTGCCCCACCATCCGAGGAGGAACAGAATCCATACACTATATTTCCTCAGCCAGCAGAAAACAATAAG GTTCATACGGAAATATTCTTCAGCGATGGGAACATTTGGAGGGCGCATAACACAAAGGAGATTTTAGAGAAACATCTTATGGAAACTGGTGGAAAAGTGATGACCCGTTTCCCACCAGAACCTAATGGATATCTTCATATTGGTCATGCCAAG GCTATGTTTATTGATTTTGGACTGGCTAAAGAGCGCAATGGTCATTGTTACCTTAG GTTTGATGATACAAATCCAGAAGCTGAAAAGAAGGAATACATTGACCACATCCAGGAGATAGTCCAGTGGATGGGATGGGAGCCCTACAAAGTTACATATACAAGTGATTATTTTCAAGCTTTATACGAGCATGCAGTTGAGTTAATACGGAAAGGACTAGCCTATGTGGATCACCAg ACTGGAGAACAAATCAAGGAATACAGGGAAAAGAAAATGGATAGTCCATGGAGGGATAGGCCCATTGAGGAGTCACTGCGATTATTTGAAGACATGCGATGTGGGTTGATTGCTGAGGGCGCAGCAACTCTCCGAATGAAGCAGGACATGCAGAATGATAACAAAAACATGTCTGACTTAATTGCATATAGAATAAAA TTCACTCCTCATCCACATGCTGGTGACAAATGGTGTATCTATCCAAGCTATGATTATGCCCATTGCATGGTGGACTCATTTGAAAACATTACACACTCA TTGTGCACGCTTGAGTTTGACATACGCCGCCCGTCATACTATTGGCTACTTGTTGCCTTGGGCTTGTACCAGCCTCATGTCTGGGAGTATTCAAGGCTGAACATATCAAATACAGTGATGTCTAAAAGAAAG TTGAACAGGCTTGTGACAGAGAAGTGGGTAGATGGGTGGGATGATCCTCGTCTGTTAACACTAGCAGGACTGCGGCGACGTGGTGTGTCAGCAACTGCAATTAATTCATTCATCCGTGGAATTGGGATAACAAGAAG TGACAATAGCTTGATTCGTGTTGACCGTCTTGAATATCATATCAGAGAAGAACTTAATAAAACAGCTTCTCGAACCATGGTTGTTATGCATCCTCTAAAG GTTGTAATAACTAACTTGGAAGAAGGAAAAGTCATAGACCTTGATGGAAAAAAGTGGCCCGATGCTCCTGCTGATGATGCTTCATCCTACTACAAG GTGCCTTTTTCAAGAGTTGTCTACATTGAAAAAACTGATTTTCGCCTTAAGGACTCGAAAGATTACTATGGGCTAGCTCCTGGTAAATCTGCCCTGCTAAG GTATGCATTCCCGATAAAATGCACAGAGGTTATTTATGGTGATAATCCAGATGAAATTGTTGAAATCCGAGCTGAGTATGACCCCTCAAAGACTTCTAAACCTAAG GGCGTTCTGCACTGGGTTGCTGAGTCAGCACCTGGAGTTGAGCCACTGAAGGTTGAAATACGATTATTTGAGAAACTATTCCTATCAGAG AATCCTGCTGAATTGGAAGATTGGCTTGGTGACCTCAACCCTAACTCGAAAGAGATTGTAAAGGGCGCCTATGCTGCACCGTCACTTGCGACCGCAGTTTTGGGTGACAAGTTCCAGTTCGAGCGGCTTG GCTACTTTGCCGTGGACATGGATTCGACGCCCGAGAAGCTTGTGTTCAACAGGACAGTTACTCTGCGTGACTCTTATGGAAAGGCTGGACCCAAGTGA
- the LOC124667795 gene encoding glutamine--tRNA ligase-like isoform X2, which produces MVTGVEGEKGPALKLETLLALGLDQRTAENALVNSKVTANLAAVIAEAGISGCDKSVGNLLYAVATKYPNNALVHRPALINYIVSTKIKSPAQLDAALSFLANVGPESLDIGKFEEACGVGVVVSIEEIHSTVAEVLKGNMEAILEQRYHINVGSLCGQVRKKHPWGDAKATKEEIEKRLAEILGPKTEADNVKPVKKKKEKPAKVEEKKVAVATAAPPSEEEQNPYTIFPQPAENNKVHTEIFFSDGNIWRAHNTKEILEKHLMETGGKVMTRFPPEPNGYLHIGHAKAMFIDFGLAKERNGHCYLRFDDTNPEAEKKEYIDHIQEIVQWMGWEPYKVTYTSDYFQALYEHAVELIRKGLAYVDHQTGEQIKEYREKKMDSPWRDRPIEESLRLFEDMRCGLIAEGAATLRMKQDMQNDNKNMSDLIAYRIKFTPHPHAGDKWCIYPSYDYAHCMVDSFENITHSLCTLEFDIRRPSYYWLLVALGLYQPHVWEYSRLNISNTVMSKRKLNRLVTEKWVDGWDDPRLLTLAGLRRRGVSATAINSFIRGIGITRSDNSLIRVDRLEYHIREELNKTASRTMVVMHPLKVVITNLEEGKVIDLDGKKWPDAPADDASSYYKVPFSRVVYIEKTDFRLKDSKDYYGLAPGKSALLRYAFPIKCTEVIYGDNPDEIVEIRAEYDPSKTSKPKGVLHWVAESAPGVEPLKVEIRLFEKLFLSENPAELEDWLGDLNPNSKEIVKGAYAAPSLATAVLGDKFQFERLGYFAVDMDSTPEKLVFNRTVTLRDSYGKAGPK; this is translated from the exons ATGGTGACCGGAGTCGAAGGGGAGAAGGGCCCGGCCCTGAAGCTGGAGACGCTGCTGGCGCTCGGCCTCGACCAGCGCACGGCGGAGAACGCCCTCGTCAACAGCAAGGTCACCGCCAACCTAGCGGCCGTCATAGCAGAG GCTGGTATAAGTGGATGTGACAAGTCAGTTGGAAATCTTCTCTACGCA GTTGCCACTAAATACCCAAACAATGCACTTGTCCATCGTCCTGCTCTCATCAACTATATTGTGTCAACCAAG ATAAAGAGCCCTGCACAGCTAGATGCTGCCCTGTCATTTCTTGCTAATGTTGGTCCTGAGTCTTTGGATATTGGGAAATTTGAAGAAGCCTGTGGTGTAG GTGTGGTTGTTTCGATTGAAGAGATTCACTCAACTGTCGCTGAGGTTCTAAAGGGAAATATGGAAGCTATATTGGAGCAGCGGTATCACATAAATG TTGGTAGCCTATGTGGGCAGGTTAGGAAGAAGCACCCCTGGGGAGATGCTAAGGCAACAAAG GAGGAGATTGAGAAGAGGCTTGCAGAGATACTAGGTCCAAAGACGGAAGCTGACAATGTAAAACCAGtgaaaaagaagaaggaaaagcCAGCTAAAGTTGAG GAGAAAAAAGTTGCAGTAGCCACTGCTGCCCCACCATCCGAGGAGGAACAGAATCCATACACTATATTTCCTCAGCCAGCAGAAAACAATAAG GTTCATACGGAAATATTCTTCAGCGATGGGAACATTTGGAGGGCGCATAACACAAAGGAGATTTTAGAGAAACATCTTATGGAAACTGGTGGAAAAGTGATGACCCGTTTCCCACCAGAACCTAATGGATATCTTCATATTGGTCATGCCAAG GCTATGTTTATTGATTTTGGACTGGCTAAAGAGCGCAATGGTCATTGTTACCTTAG GTTTGATGATACAAATCCAGAAGCTGAAAAGAAGGAATACATTGACCACATCCAGGAGATAGTCCAGTGGATGGGATGGGAGCCCTACAAAGTTACATATACAAGTGATTATTTTCAAGCTTTATACGAGCATGCAGTTGAGTTAATACGGAAAGGACTAGCCTATGTGGATCACCAg ACTGGAGAACAAATCAAGGAATACAGGGAAAAGAAAATGGATAGTCCATGGAGGGATAGGCCCATTGAGGAGTCACTGCGATTATTTGAAGACATGCGATGTGGGTTGATTGCTGAGGGCGCAGCAACTCTCCGAATGAAGCAGGACATGCAGAATGATAACAAAAACATGTCTGACTTAATTGCATATAGAATAAAA TTCACTCCTCATCCACATGCTGGTGACAAATGGTGTATCTATCCAAGCTATGATTATGCCCATTGCATGGTGGACTCATTTGAAAACATTACACACTCA TTGTGCACGCTTGAGTTTGACATACGCCGCCCGTCATACTATTGGCTACTTGTTGCCTTGGGCTTGTACCAGCCTCATGTCTGGGAGTATTCAAGGCTGAACATATCAAATACAGTGATGTCTAAAAGAAAG TTGAACAGGCTTGTGACAGAGAAGTGGGTAGATGGGTGGGATGATCCTCGTCTGTTAACACTAGCAGGACTGCGGCGACGTGGTGTGTCAGCAACTGCAATTAATTCATTCATCCGTGGAATTGGGATAACAAGAAG TGACAATAGCTTGATTCGTGTTGACCGTCTTGAATATCATATCAGAGAAGAACTTAATAAAACAGCTTCTCGAACCATGGTTGTTATGCATCCTCTAAAG GTTGTAATAACTAACTTGGAAGAAGGAAAAGTCATAGACCTTGATGGAAAAAAGTGGCCCGATGCTCCTGCTGATGATGCTTCATCCTACTACAAG GTGCCTTTTTCAAGAGTTGTCTACATTGAAAAAACTGATTTTCGCCTTAAGGACTCGAAAGATTACTATGGGCTAGCTCCTGGTAAATCTGCCCTGCTAAG GTATGCATTCCCGATAAAATGCACAGAGGTTATTTATGGTGATAATCCAGATGAAATTGTTGAAATCCGAGCTGAGTATGACCCCTCAAAGACTTCTAAACCTAAG GGCGTTCTGCACTGGGTTGCTGAGTCAGCACCTGGAGTTGAGCCACTGAAGGTTGAAATACGATTATTTGAGAAACTATTCCTATCAGAG AATCCTGCTGAATTGGAAGATTGGCTTGGTGACCTCAACCCTAACTCGAAAGAGATTGTAAAGGGCGCCTATGCTGCACCGTCACTTGCGACCGCAGTTTTGGGTGACAAGTTCCAGTTCGAGCGGCTTG GCTACTTTGCCGTGGACATGGATTCGACGCCCGAGAAGCTTGTGTTCAACAGGACAGTTACTCTGCGTGACTCTTATGGAAAGGCTGGACCCAAGTGA